The Anaerolineales bacterium region CGGTATGACCGCCTCTGAAACCGCTCGCGCGCCCTCCAGACTTCTCCCTCTCATCTTGATCGGGCTGGGACTCCTCCTCATCAGCGCCTCAGCCTTCTACCTCTACCAGAACAACCCGCCTCGCGCGGACGTGGGGGTTGTCCCGGCTGTGGCGAACTATCCCGCCCCCGAGCTGACTCTCACCGATCTCGACGGCGCAACCCATTCCCTCGCCGATTATCGCGGGCAAGTCGTTTTGGTCAACTTGTGGGCAACGTGGTGCGAGCCATGCAAAGAGGAAATGCCCGCCTTGCAAGCGTTCTACGATAAACAAAAAGAGAACGGTTTCGTGATCCTCGCGATCAATGACGGCGATCCAAAGGAAGATGTCCTTCAATTCGTGAAAGACTACCAACTCACTTTTCCGATCTGGCTCGACCCAACCTACATCGCGACGGAGCAAGCGTTCAAGACCCTTGGCCTTCCATCCTCGTATGTGATTGACCGTAGCGGCATGATCCGCTTGCGATGGATGGGAGGCATCGAACGGAAAACTCTTGAAAAGTATGTCACACCGATCATCGCGGAGGAGCCATGAAAGCTGTCGTCAATTGGCAGGAGGGGATGAAGTTCATCGGCGCTGCTCCTTCGGGTTTTCCGATTCAAATGGACGCGGAGGCATCGCTCGGTGGCAACGACAGCGGGATTCGCCCGATGGAACTGATCGCGCTGGGTCTGATCGGCTGTCAGGCAATGGATGTGATCTCCATTTTGCAGAAGAAGCGCGAGCAAGTGACGAAATTCGAAGTGCGTTTCGATGGTCCGCGTTCGCCGGAGTATCCGAAGGTATTTACGCGAGCCGCTATCACTTTTGTCGTTACGGGGAGGAATCTCAGTGAGGAAGCTGTGTTGCGTTCCCTCGAACTGACCGCGACGAAGTACTGCCCGGCTCATGCCATGCTCGAGCAAGCAATGCCCATGGATTTGCTGTATGAAATTTACGAAGATGAGGGAAATGGAAACCCCAGATTAACCGTTCAAGGTATTTGGCAGGGTTTGACTGGCGCGTGAGGTTAAGGGGTTTCCGATTGGACGCGCGTCCTGAAATCAGAGCATTCGCAAGCGACAATGGTTTGCGCGCCTCGAGCGAGCGTGCCTTCGCGTTCCTCGTCTCCGCCTTTTGCGATCCAGTTCTCCAGGTTGAACGCAAGCGGGCCGGTGGCAAGAATCCATTCGCCGTTGTATTTGCGCGCGATATGCACGTGCGTACCTGTTGACGAACCGCCTTCGCACGATGGGTAACCGATCGGGTCGCCGGCTTTCACTTCCGTTCCAACAGTGATGCGCGAATCGGTGGCGGTGTGCAAATAGAACACAACCCAGCCGGTGCGTTCATCGCCGTCTTTATCAAGGTCAATCACCACCCCGTCCACATCCGAGCGGACAACGAGCCCGTCTGTCATGGATGTGGCGTATAGATCGCGCGAAACGGTGAAACAGCCGGAAACGTCTGATGCGGGCGCGAAATCGAGCGCGGCGAAGGGTTCGCCGGCTCCCCAGCCGGTGTGCGGTCCACTGGTGAATGCCCATGTGTGACCGGCGCGGAAAGGGAACCGCATTTCGGGTTGTTGAAGACTGCCGGGGATGACGATGGACGAATCCAGCCACGGGTTGCCGAAAAAAGTTTCATAGGTGCGAGCCAGCCCGTCCCGTCCGATCGAAGCGAGGTAGTCGTTTCCCGCGTATAGTCTCGAAAAATAATATTGAAGCGCGACCGATCCCGCGTTCTGCCACGGGTCGGGTCGCGTGATCGAGTTGTCGGTCAATTCGAATTGAGTGAGCGAACCGCTGCGCCAGCCATAGTAGCCGTTGTTGAGCGTGTTCGCCGCGATGACGAGTTGCAAATAGGGCGAGT contains the following coding sequences:
- a CDS encoding OsmC family protein; the encoded protein is MKAVVNWQEGMKFIGAAPSGFPIQMDAEASLGGNDSGIRPMELIALGLIGCQAMDVISILQKKREQVTKFEVRFDGPRSPEYPKVFTRAAITFVVTGRNLSEEAVLRSLELTATKYCPAHAMLEQAMPMDLLYEIYEDEGNGNPRLTVQGIWQGLTGA
- a CDS encoding LysM peptidoglycan-binding domain-containing protein, giving the protein MTIRFKQVIVILKVTVTLFALVISSCAPREPNTAIQNMITPLAPTSAPAPTSGRPQYQPGELVDYIAQNGDNLPALAKRFNTSVEEIRAANPIIPSDATTMPVGLPMKIPIYYLPLWGTEYQSLPDHAFVNGPAQIGFNTSAFVASTNGWLRDYQTYAGGKRRTGAEMVDYVAVNYSVSPRLLLALLEYQTGALTQPEPPEEKYPLGFRRVFYDSPYLQLVIAANTLNNGYYGWRSGSLTQFELTDNSITRPDPWQNAGSVALQYYFSRLYAGNDYLASIGRDGLARTYETFFGNPWLDSSIVIPGSLQQPEMRFPFRAGHTWAFTSGPHTGWGAGEPFAALDFAPASDVSGCFTVSRDLYATSMTDGLVVRSDVDGVVIDLDKDGDERTGWVVFYLHTATDSRITVGTEVKAGDPIGYPSCEGGSSTGTHVHIARKYNGEWILATGPLAFNLENWIAKGGDEEREGTLARGAQTIVACECSDFRTRVQSETP
- a CDS encoding TlpA disulfide reductase family protein; this encodes MTASETARAPSRLLPLILIGLGLLLISASAFYLYQNNPPRADVGVVPAVANYPAPELTLTDLDGATHSLADYRGQVVLVNLWATWCEPCKEEMPALQAFYDKQKENGFVILAINDGDPKEDVLQFVKDYQLTFPIWLDPTYIATEQAFKTLGLPSSYVIDRSGMIRLRWMGGIERKTLEKYVTPIIAEEP